The following is a genomic window from Sulfuricella sp..
CTGCACGAACTCGGGCGTCGCATCCCGGTCCATGCAGGCGATCGCCTCCAGCAAGGCTGCCACAGGCTGCGCGCTCTCAAGCAAACGCCTGAAAATCAGGCCGTCCAACTGCCCGCGAATGACTTCGTCGATCACCGCCAGTCCCAGCGCCTGCTTGGTGGGGAAATGATGGTACAAGGCTCCCTTGGTGAGTCCGGTATCCTCGAGGATATTGGCGATGCTCGCCGCCTGGAAACCCTTGCGGTGGATTTCGCAAAAAGCGGAGCGCAGCAGCTTGTCACGGGTCAGGTCGGGTTGTCTGGAGTCCATGAGGCGCATTACATACCGACCGGTATGGATGCGTCAAGTGGAATTTTTAATTCAAGCACACCCATTTTTTATTACGCCTCCGGCAGGAACCCCTGCAGCAGCTCGTTCAAGAACCGCCGTCCCAGTTCCGTCGGCCGGACCCGCTCCAGCCCCCTCTCCACCAGGCCGCGCCTTTCGGCTTCGTCCAGCGCCTTCAGCACCGCCGTCGGCGGCAAACCGGTGCGCTCCTCGAACAGGGCCAGGGGAAAACCCTCGGTCAGGCGCAGCGCGTTCATCATGAACTCGAAGCCCAGGTCTTCCACCGCCACCGTATGCGACTCCTGCACCGAAGCGCTTTTCAGGGCGTGCTCCAGGTAGGCCCTGGGCTGCTTGAAGCGCATCTGGCGCAGCACCCGGTCGTGCTGCGTGAGCTTGCCATGCGCCCCGGCGCCGATGCCGAGGTAATCGCCGAACAGCCAGTAGTTGAGGTTGTGCTGGCAGCGCCGGTTTTTTTGCGCGAAGGCCGAGGTTTCGTAGTGCTCGTAGCCCGCGCCGGCCAGTTCGGCTTCCACCGCCAGCTGCATTTCCGCCGCCAGGTCGTCGTCTGGCAGGTTCGGCGGGGTGAGGTAAAACTGCGTGTTGGGTTCGAGGGTGAGGTGGTAGGCGGAAAGGTGCTGCGGGCCGAAAGCAATCGCCGCATGCAGGTCGGCCAGCATTTCGTCCATACCCTGCTCGGGCAGGGCGTACATGAGGTCGAGGTTGATATTGTCGAAATGGCGCTGCGCCAACTCCACTGCGCGGCGCGCCTCAATGCCGTCGTGGATGCGGCCGAGCAGCTGCAAGTGTCTGGAATTGAAGCTCTGGATGCCGAGCGAGAGGCGATTCACCCCGGCGCTGCGAAAATCGGCAAATTTCTGCGCCTCAGCCGTGCCGGGGTTGGCTTCCAGCGTGATCTCGGCCAGCGGTTCCAGCGGCAGCAGGGTGCGCACGGCGGTGAGAATGTCGTCCACGGCGCGGGCGGAGAGCAGGCTGGGCGTGCCGCCGCCGAAGAACACCGACACCACCCGGCGCCCCCACACCAGCGGCAGCGCGGTTTCAATATCCTTCACCAGGGCCGCGACGTATTCCGCCTCCGGCACGCTGCCGCGCGCTTCATGGGAATTGAAATCACAGTAGGGGCATTTGCGCACACACCAGGGAATGTGAACATACAGACTGAGCGGGGGCGGCTCAGCGATGCTCACGGCAGGAGCAGGGGCAAAGCGAAGCGGCGCAGTTTTCACAGACCTCGAGACCGCCTCAGGCTACTTCAGCGGCAGAAACAAAAACCGTACCCAGTGCCGCCAGGTCAGAAAGTGCCTGCTCATCGGCAGGGTGAACGCGCACGGCATCTCGCAGCACCACCACCTGATGCCCCCGCTTGATCGCATCACTCGCCGTTGCAGCCACGCCATCGCCCAGGCCACCGATCAACAGGCGCTTCACGCCGTACATCATGAGCTGGAATTCAAGTTTGGTGCCCGAAAACCCGGAGATATTGGCCGGTGCAGGCGCCCTGGAAATCATCATGGTGAATGCTGGCAAGCCCAGTGCAGAGGCGCACTCGGCGCCCTCGGTTTCCGTAGCGTAGATGGGCAGGCCGCGAGGGTGAAATATTTCGATAATGCGCTTGAGAGGCGGAATCACTTCGTCCGCTGCTGGAATGGCGCTGTCGCCCAAAAGAAGATTGTTTACCACATCGACAACGATCAGCGCATCGCCTTCCTGTATCGCCAGACCCTCGCTCATGGATTGCCCTTCAATTTTTCCACTAGGGAGGCCAGTGCCTTGCCACGGTGGCTGATGCGGTTTTTTACATCCATGGGAATTTCGGCGCCGGTCTGGCCGAATTCCGGAATCAGGAAATAAGGGTCATAGCCAAAGCCGCCCTCACCGCGCGGCGTATCGATAATCTCACCGTACATCGCACCTTCGGCAATAATCGGCTGCGGATCTTCCGGCCAGCGCACCAGCACCATCACGCAATAGTAATGCGCCTTGCGGTTGGTGTGCCCTT
Proteins encoded in this region:
- a CDS encoding TetR family transcriptional regulator C-terminal domain-containing protein, translating into MDSRQPDLTRDKLLRSAFCEIHRKGFQAASIANILEDTGLTKGALYHHFPTKQALGLAVIDEVIRGQLDGLIFRRLLESAQPVAALLEAIACMDRDATPEFVQLGCPLNNLMQEMSPLDEAFKSRLNGVLMLWKTAVEDAFTRGKEQGMIRADVDCAAVALFVVSAWEGCGGVAKNLQSPEAYRMCMKQLHAYVQGLMVARQA
- the hemW gene encoding radical SAM family heme chaperone HemW gives rise to the protein MKTAPLRFAPAPAVSIAEPPPLSLYVHIPWCVRKCPYCDFNSHEARGSVPEAEYVAALVKDIETALPLVWGRRVVSVFFGGGTPSLLSARAVDDILTAVRTLLPLEPLAEITLEANPGTAEAQKFADFRSAGVNRLSLGIQSFNSRHLQLLGRIHDGIEARRAVELAQRHFDNINLDLMYALPEQGMDEMLADLHAAIAFGPQHLSAYHLTLEPNTQFYLTPPNLPDDDLAAEMQLAVEAELAGAGYEHYETSAFAQKNRRCQHNLNYWLFGDYLGIGAGAHGKLTQHDRVLRQMRFKQPRAYLEHALKSASVQESHTVAVEDLGFEFMMNALRLTEGFPLALFEERTGLPPTAVLKALDEAERRGLVERGLERVRPTELGRRFLNELLQGFLPEA
- a CDS encoding isochorismatase family protein, whose product is MSEGLAIQEGDALIVVDVVNNLLLGDSAIPAADEVIPPLKRIIEIFHPRGLPIYATETEGAECASALGLPAFTMMISRAPAPANISGFSGTKLEFQLMMYGVKRLLIGGLGDGVAATASDAIKRGHQVVVLRDAVRVHPADEQALSDLAALGTVFVSAAEVA